In Methanobacterium formicicum DSM 3637, the genomic window TTATTACATGATCACCTGCACTTAAAAGGTGTATGGCGCTGGCAACCGCAGACATTCCACTGGAAAATGCGAAACCCTGGTTACCTCCTTCAAGGGCAGCTATTGTATCTTCAAGTACGTTTCTTGTGGGGTTGCTGGTCCGGGTGTAGTCATGTTCTTTGGGTTTCTGGTATCCATCAAACACAAATGTTGAGGTTTGACATATTGGGGTTGATATTGCCCCGGTTGCTTCATCAGGTCTTCTGCCTGAATGTATAGATTTGGTATTAAATCTCATTATTTTTTCTCCTTTAAACTGTTAAGTTGCATATTTTGTCTAATGATAAATTTAAGTTGAATAAAATTGGATTTAGGCTATTTATTCCATTTTTCGGATGCATTTTTCATTTAATGAAATGTTTAACACCACTTATCATAACGATAGTTATATAACAATTGTTATATCTTATATAAGTTACGGTGAAGGGACCTATGATTATAATTACCGAGAATTTAAAAGAAATTATTAACTTAAAATGGGGGTAATTAAATTGAACCTTATTACCAGTTATAATGATTTAAAATTTTCCATACGCTGTGTTGATGTCTGGAAAAAACTCAAACCATCCTCCGATGAAATTTTTGAAGCTCTCAATTACCATGTAAATAGAAGTAAAAACTCAGATGACATTTCTAGACTAAGTTCTATCAGCCTTCAGGAATATCTTGAACTGTTGATGGATGTTATTCAGGAAGAATCAGGGATATGGTTTTTCTATGTGGATATTGCAGGAGTACTGTTTGACCATGTGCAGGATAAAAAAATATTCATTTATCAGACTGAAAATGGATACTGTGTTATTTTTGAAAAATAGGTGAAAACTAAACTGATTAAGGGAAACAGGGTGCTTATCAGGATATATTTAGTTAATTAAGTCATTTTCTTTCACTATGAATTCCCTCATGATAAATGGACTACCATGGCCAGGATAAACCATATTTACCTCTATTTTTTCCAATTTTTTAACACTGGAGTGGGCTGCAGTTTCATCATCCATAATAGAATTCAAGGCAGGTTCACTAGTATTGGTTAAAAGATCACCGCAGTATAGATCATTGTCTCCAGTCAGGATACCAATTGAACCCCTGGAATGGCCGGGTATATGAATTATTTTTGCATTTAATCCGTAACTTGAAAGATCATAACCATCCTCCACATCAATATCTGCTTTAAACCAGTCTGATTTGTTTAAACGGATGAATGGTAATGAAAACATGATCCGGGTCAAGAAGTTAACGTCCCTATTGTGTGACATGTTACCTTCCCGGGTCATTCCTGCATCATCTGGATGCATGGCTATAAGAGAACCGTGTTTCTGGCGAAGGTAAGCTGCATTGCCAGTGTGATCCGAATCGCCATGGGTGATTATGATAAGTTTCAGATTCCCTTCCTTGCAACCCGCACTTTTCAGTTCTTCTTCCAGACTGGTACGTTTACTGGATGGTCCAGTATCAATTAAGACAAAACTGGTGTTGATCTTCAGAAGGTAACAGTTAACAGTAGCTATACCACCATAAATCTTCAATTCAATAGTTTTTGTATTGAACATTTCATTCCCACCATCATTTATTTGGAAACTTCAATCATTTAAAAAAAACTCCTTCAATCGTTTAAAAAAATTTAATCATTTTAAAAAAATAAAATCATTTATGCTTTTTGAAAAGATCCCTCTTCCGAAAATTAAAAAAAGTAAGAAAAAGAATTAGGGTGGACTTAATAT contains:
- a CDS encoding MBL fold metallo-hydrolase encodes the protein MFNTKTIELKIYGGIATVNCYLLKINTSFVLIDTGPSSKRTSLEEELKSAGCKEGNLKLIIITHGDSDHTGNAAYLRQKHGSLIAMHPDDAGMTREGNMSHNRDVNFLTRIMFSLPFIRLNKSDWFKADIDVEDGYDLSSYGLNAKIIHIPGHSRGSIGILTGDNDLYCGDLLTNTSEPALNSIMDDETAAHSSVKKLEKIEVNMVYPGHGSPFIMREFIVKENDLIN